A single Bernardetia sp. DNA region contains:
- a CDS encoding YbjQ family protein produces MLVTNTETIHGEEIVEVLGLVRGSTVRARNAGRDFVASLKNLVGGEIQEYTKLQAQSREQALHRVIQDAQQLGADAIVNIRFESSMISQGASEIFAYGTAVKLKGK; encoded by the coding sequence ATGTTAGTAACAAACACAGAGACTATTCACGGTGAAGAAATTGTAGAAGTTTTAGGTCTTGTAAGGGGCAGTACTGTCCGAGCTAGAAATGCAGGACGAGACTTTGTAGCTTCTCTGAAAAACCTTGTAGGAGGAGAAATTCAAGAGTACACAAAACTACAAGCTCAATCAAGAGAACAAGCATTACACAGAGTAATCCAAGATGCTCAACAGTTGGGAGCAGATGCGATTGTAAATATTCGTTTTGAAAGCTCTATGATTTCTCAAGGTGCATCTGAAATTTTTGCTTACGGAACGGCTGTAAAACTGAAAGGAAAGTAA
- a CDS encoding GNAT family N-acetyltransferase: protein MLTTTRTHLNLIEKKDFSEVIKSFREEGAVKYTKHLQNLSNNEYADFLENKRVRSQEGHLFYWVIREKQTQKYIGTIGVMPYLGSDEAFHLGFRISKNAQGKGFATEVGQAVIDFVKNQLQHSSIFGVIMKENIASRKTLEKLGFKFIKSDLNTDYQIHLDTYQIDFESK from the coding sequence ATGCTTACAACAACTAGAACACATCTCAATCTAATTGAGAAAAAAGATTTTTCAGAGGTTATAAAGTCATTCAGAGAAGAAGGAGCAGTAAAATACACAAAGCATCTTCAAAATCTTTCCAACAACGAATATGCAGATTTTTTGGAAAATAAAAGAGTACGTTCCCAAGAAGGGCATTTATTCTACTGGGTCATAAGAGAAAAACAAACACAAAAATATATCGGAACAATAGGAGTAATGCCTTATTTGGGTTCAGACGAAGCCTTTCATCTTGGTTTTCGAATTTCAAAAAATGCACAAGGTAAGGGGTTTGCTACTGAAGTAGGACAAGCAGTTATTGACTTTGTAAAGAATCAGCTACAACACTCTTCTATTTTTGGAGTGATAATGAAAGAAAATATAGCTTCAAGAAAAACGCTTGAAAAATTAGGGTTTAAATTTATCAAAAGTGATCTTAATACAGATTATCAAATTCATTTAGACACATACCAGATAGACTTTGAAAGTAAATAA
- the aroA gene encoding 3-phosphoshikimate 1-carboxyvinyltransferase has translation MSVSASPFLVSPSLHISAPKLNLEGEISLPSSKSESNRALIIEALCEKKCNLMNLSAARDTEILQGLLAKFREIEAQEETIRNQTKGKHTNDATLDLTLDVQDAGTTMRFLTAFCTIKNHPTLLKGTARMHERPIKELVLALRELGAQITYEDKDGFPPLFIHGFSPHAQKQSVSINGSISSQYISAVLMIAPLLPKGILLEIVPPVSSEPYIKMTLELMQHFGILHSWTENRVIIPHQQYSANQYKIESDWSAASYWYSMAAICNKSDVFLKGLRQKSWQGDSQIATMMKKLGIKTLFEKDGVRLQKTSSKRSPFKYDFTPCPDLAQTMAVLCVALGVEAHMTGLHTLKIKETDRLMALKIELAKFGAEVEIIDDNALHIPITELHAPTEPLQTYHDHRMAMAFAPLALLFPITIDSPEVVQKSYPSFWEDMSDMGFRVK, from the coding sequence ATGTCTGTTTCTGCATCCCCTTTTCTTGTCTCTCCTTCTTTACATATTTCAGCTCCCAAACTCAATCTTGAAGGTGAAATATCACTACCTTCTTCGAAGAGTGAAAGTAATCGTGCCTTAATTATTGAGGCTCTCTGCGAAAAAAAATGCAACCTCATGAATCTTTCTGCTGCTAGAGATACTGAAATTCTTCAAGGACTTTTGGCAAAGTTTAGAGAAATAGAAGCACAAGAAGAAACTATTAGAAACCAGACCAAAGGTAAGCATACAAACGATGCTACTTTAGACCTTACCCTAGATGTGCAGGATGCAGGCACAACCATGCGTTTTCTGACTGCCTTCTGTACCATAAAAAACCACCCAACACTTCTGAAAGGAACAGCAAGAATGCATGAGCGTCCGATAAAAGAATTAGTGTTGGCACTTCGTGAGTTAGGAGCGCAAATTACCTACGAAGACAAAGACGGATTTCCACCTCTTTTTATACACGGTTTTAGTCCACATGCTCAAAAACAATCGGTTTCAATCAATGGCAGCATAAGTAGTCAGTATATTTCGGCTGTATTGATGATTGCCCCTCTGTTGCCTAAAGGGATTTTGCTAGAAATTGTTCCTCCTGTATCTTCTGAGCCTTATATCAAGATGACTTTAGAACTCATGCAGCATTTTGGTATTTTGCATTCTTGGACAGAAAATAGAGTTATCATACCTCATCAGCAATACAGTGCTAATCAGTACAAAATAGAATCTGATTGGTCAGCAGCCAGTTACTGGTACAGTATGGCAGCTATTTGCAACAAATCTGATGTTTTCTTAAAGGGACTTAGACAAAAGTCGTGGCAAGGAGATAGTCAAATTGCAACAATGATGAAAAAATTGGGAATCAAGACTCTTTTCGAAAAAGATGGAGTTCGCTTACAAAAAACATCATCCAAACGTTCTCCTTTCAAATATGATTTTACTCCTTGTCCAGATTTGGCACAGACTATGGCTGTTTTGTGTGTAGCTTTGGGAGTGGAGGCTCACATGACAGGACTCCATACTTTAAAAATCAAGGAAACGGATAGATTGATGGCACTAAAAATTGAACTAGCCAAGTTTGGTGCAGAAGTAGAAATTATTGATGATAATGCACTGCATATTCCTATTACAGAACTTCACGCTCCTACAGAACCTTTACAAACCTATCACGACCACCGTATGGCAATGGCATTTGCTCCCTTAGCATTACTGTTTCCTATTACCATTGATAGCCCAGAGGTAGTTCAGAAATCATATCCTAGTTTTTGGGAAGATATGTCAGATATGGGCTTTAGGGTAAAGTAG